CCGGTCCGGCCGGCGGGCGGACCGCACGCGGCCGGCTCTGGAGCCCCGGGATTCCGGAGTGGGCGCCGGCGGGCGGGCCGCACGCGGCCGGCTCTGGAGCCCCGGGATTCCGGAGTGGGCGCTGGCGGGCGGGCCGCACGCGCCCGGCTCCGGAGCCCCGGGGTGGGCGCGGCCCGGTCTGCCGCCCGGGCGCATGGTCGCCCGGCTCACGCCGGGCGACGTCTGTGGGGTGGCTCAGGGATGGAGGACGCTGTGCAGGCGCTTCGCCTCCTTGACCAGGCGGGTGCTTCCGGTGCGGGCCGCCACTTCGGCGAGACCGGCGATCTCGGTGCGCGCGTGGACGGCCCCGGCCACCTGTGTGGACAGTTCGAGCAGGTCGGGCAGGCCGCGCTGGGCGGTCGGCAACAGGGCCGGCAGCGCGGCGGCCAGCACCTCCCAGACCGCGAGCGACGCCCCGGCCAGGTGCGCCTCGGCCAGCGCCGGCGTCAGACGGGACAGCTTCACCATGCCGTCGGCGCACACGTCGCCCAGCGCGGCGCCGACCGCCGCGGCGAACGGCTCCGGGCGGGCGGCCAGCGTGAGGAACGCGTCGACCGCCGCGACCCGGCTCTCCGGGTGCCGGGCGCCCAGCGTGTAAGCGATCCCGTAGGCCAGCGCGGGACCGACCGGGCCGGAGCACGCCGCCAGCAGCGGCAGCACCTCGGCCCCGCGCCGCTGATCCTGATCGGCCAGCGCGGCCAGCTCCGGCAGCACCCAGGACGCGATCGCCTCCCGATGGTGCGGCAGCGTCATGGCCAGCACGTCGCCGCAGAGCACGAAATCGTCCGGCCACCCCCGTGGCTCGGGGCCGGGGGTGGTGGTGAGCAGTTGGCGTTCCAGCCGCAGACCGCCGTCGCGGGCCGGACCCAGGATGGTCACCACGCGCCGGGCGACCCCGGCGCCGCTGTAGTAGTAGTCGTTGAGCGGCCGCTGCTCCCAGCGCCGGCTGATCGGGTCGGGCAGGCCGCCGCCGGCCAGCCACGCGGCGAACTGCCGCCCGGCCGGTGAGGTGAGCGTGGCGGCCTGCTCCACGACCGCCGGATCCGGCTCCCGCGGCAGCCGCAGCAGCGCCTGCTCGAAGTCGACCGGCCACGGCTGCCAGCCCTCCGCCTCGGCCCGCCGCAGCCGCTCCAGCAGCACGGCCGGGTCCAGGCTGCCGGTCACGTGGGTCGGCGTGGCCACCACCATCGGCACCATGGTGCTGGTCAGCTGGCTGGCGACCTCGGCGACCCGCAGCCCCAGCACCCCGTCCGGAGTGGCGACCAGCGGCGAGTCCTCCCCGCCGCGCCGCCCGTCCTGCCAGGCCCGGCGGACCGCGGCGACCAGCCGCTGCCACTGCGAGCCGTGCTTGGCGGTGCCGAGCGCGGACCGGATCGCCACGCCCAGGTGGGTGAGCGCGGCGGAGTGGTTCCAGCTGTGCTCTTCGAAGTCGCTCGAATACCGCTCGAGCACCGGCCGCAACGCGGTGGCCAGCGCCGCCGGTCCGTCGGTCGCATAGAGCGAGACCAGGCCGGCCAGCACCCGCTCCCAGGCGATCGCGGTCTCCTCGTGACAGAGCGCGACCAGCTCCTCGGCCAGCTCGCCGGGGGTGGCGATCGGCGCGGGCAGCTCGGCCGGTGGTGCGGCCGGGGGCAGCTCCGGGACCTCGGCCGGCGCCTCGGCCATCGTGCCGAACAGCTCGGCGGCCCGGCGCGGCAGGTCGCCGGCCAGCACGGCGGACGCGTCGGCGAGGCGGGCCACGGTGTCCGCGTCGAGCTTGCCGGTCTGCTTGCCGATCAGGGTGAGCGCGCGGTCCTGCACGTCGAGGGCCGGGTGCCCGAACGCGGCGGCGACCGTCTCCAACACCTCACCTGCCCGGTCCGGGTGCCGGCGGGACACCTTGTCCAGCCAGGTGAGCTGGGACTTGACCAGCGTCTTCTCCTTGCGGACCAGGGTGGGGCCGCTGGTGTCGAGCAGGGTCTCCAGCTCCAGGCGGCCGGCGTCGTCGACCGTGCGCAGGGCTTTCTGCGCCAGCGCCGCCACCGTGCCCGGGGCGTCCGGGAGCAGGCGGGCGTAGTCGAGGGCGTGGCTGGACAGCTCGTCGAGAGTGGGCTCCAGCAGGTCGTGCAGGAGGACGAAGGGGCGCAGGTCATGCGGTTTGCCGCCGCGGAGCAACCGGTCCACGGTGAGGTCGAGATAGGTCTTGCGCTCCAGCGTGCCCTCACCGATCAGGTGCGCCAGCACGGCCGGGAGACGCGGGGTGGCTGTCCACTCCTTGGCTGTGTCGTCCCACGATCCGGCGGCGAGGTCGGCGGCGAGACCGTCGAACTCGAACAGCGCGGGCAGCAGCGTGTCGCGGTGCGGGTCGTCGCGCAGCCGCATGCTGAGCGGGGGCAACCGGCGATCCCAGTGGTGGGGCCGGGTGAGCAGGTTGGCGAGCCAAGCGCGGGCCACGTTCTCCCGGACGGGCGGCTCGGCCCGGCCCTCCCGGAGCAGTGCGGCGATCATCGGCCAGAGGTCCTCGTCGGCGTCCCGGGTCGGTAGCCGGGTGGCCAGCCGGGTGCCCAGCTCGCCCAGCCAGGGCAGCCGCCGGAACCGGGCGAGCTCGAGGAACCGCTCCGGTCCGATCCCGGTCCAGGTCTGCATGCTGGTGCGCAGCAGCAGGGCCGCGGCCCGGGCGGCGGTCGGCATGCAGCCGATCACGGCCAGCGCGTAACCCGGCATGGGATTGAGGTCGTGCCGCCACCACTGCGTGGCCTCGGCTCTCACCCCGGCCTCGACGTCCTTGGCCAGGGCGACGCGCTCCTCCTCCGAGGCGCGGACCAGCAGGGCGATGACGCCGGCGGTATCCGCCTTTTTCGCCCGCCGCTGGAGAGCCTCCCAGGTGAGGGTCATGCCGCGGCCTCGGCCTTCGCGATCGTCTCGGCGGTCTCGCCGGCGTGGGCCATCCGGACCGCGAGGACGTGTTTACATGGGCCGCGGCCACCGCGGTGTTTCGCCCACCACGGGCACGTGCAGGACTGGGACTCGGGGCGCACGTGATACGTCTCGTCGCCGCTGACCACCGTCGACACCTCCGGGCCGAGAGTGACCGCGCCGGCGCTGATCAGGGCGCGAGCACCGGCCAGCCGCGGGTTCATCCGCTCGACCGCGTCCGCCGTGTAGGGCAGGGTGCGGTGGAAATAGCCGGCCTCGGCCACGTCGTAACCCACCCGGCCGGCGGTGCCGAGCTGGGTGAGCGCGTCGCGGATCCGGGCGGCGTCCAGCCCGGAGGCGGTGGCCAGGGCGTCCACGTCGATCGCCGGGTCCCAGGAGAGCAGGGCGCTGACCAGGTCGGCGTCGTCGGAGACCTCGTCGGAGGCGAGCGACTCCAGGACCGCGCCCTCGCCGGAGAAGCCGCGGTACGGCTCCGGGGAGAGGGTCAGCGACAGTCGCAGCGTGGGGGTGGTCAGCTCCCACGTGCTGGCGACCGGGCCACTGCCCGCGGCGACCGGCGGGCCGTAGACGCGCAGGCTCACCGCGTACCGTAAGAAGGGTTTGAAAGCGGACAGGCGGCCCGCACCCGGCAGGCAGACCGCGCCCGGGGTGGGCCTCGAGGTGAAGCGCAGCGAGCGGCCGGCCGGGACAGCCCAGAGCACCGACTTGTCGGTGGCGGGCAGGCGGTTGAACAGGGCACGGGCCTCGGCGACGCCGATCTCGGCGCGCGGGTCGAAGCGGGCGGTGAGCACCTGCGCCTCGGCGAAGCCGCGCAGCCAGCGGGCCGGCAGCGGCACCTTTCTCTCCACCAGGGGGCCGTCGAACGTGGTCACGGTGAGGTCGTCGGGGCCGACCGCGACGTGCATCGGGTCGGCGCGGCCGACCCGGAGGAGCGCGCGCTGCAATGGCAGGTTGACGTCGACGTTGGTGGTGCCGTGGGCGAGGATCTCGCCGTCCAGGCCGCCGGGGAGCACGTCGAGCCGGGCATAGACCCCGCAGCAGCCGGAGAACGACTCGAACCGCAGGCGGTCGGAGCCGGCGGTGACCACCGGGTCGAGGCTGGCCGGCGGGAGCGGCCGGAAATAGCGGGTGCGGGCCACCTCGGCCACGGCCAGCAGGCCGGTCGCCGCGGCGCCGGGCGAGGTGAGGAAGCCGGTGAAGAAGCGCGGGTGCGCTGCCGGGCCGCCGGAGGTCTGCAAGGTCAAGCGGTCGTCCAAAGTCGACGAACCGAGGTACGAGTAAGCCGCGGTAACCATGCGCGAGAACCTAGAACGTGGGTACGACAGTTTCAGCCGCGGCGGCGCAGCAGGAGCACCGAACCCCGGATCATCCGGACCGCGAACAGCACCACCACGATCGTCACGGCGTGTGCGGCGAACCCGGCGACCGAGGTGTTGCCGCAGGCGGTGCCCACCCACCGGTCCCCGGCGATCGCCCCGCCTCCGATCAGGACGGCCAGCACGAGCACCGGGATCACGCTGCTCCGATTCCACGGTTCGGCGGTACGCGGCGGCGAGACGGCGTGCGACCTGGGATGCAACGTGCCGGCCGGGATGCCGATGAGGAACCGCTCGTCCTCAGTGGCGGCGTAGTGCTGGATGGTCGCCGCGGCGAAGGCCGGTGCGACGCCGTCCACCCGCAGCCGGTTCGGGTTGACCACCCAGCCGGTCGTCCGGACCAGGTCCGGCGTGCGGTAGCGAAGGCGGACCTCGAACGGGCCGGTCCAGATCTGCCGCGGATCGACGGCGTCCCAATCCGCCGTGACCGTGCCGAAGAACTTGTCCGCCCGCAGCCCGTCCGCGGTGAGGGTGAGGCCCATCCCGCGCAGGGTGACGCGGGCGCAGAGGATCAGGAACGCGCCGGCGACCGCGCCGACCGTCCACATCACCGGGAGGATGTCGGTCTCCGTGTCCGGTACGACCGGGACGACGCCCAGCATGGCCAGCATGGCGACGTTCAGCAGCGGGAACGTGCCGGTGCGCGGGGTGTGCAGCGTCCGCTCCCGCTCGTCGAGCACGAACGCCGGGAGCTGCTGGCCGGGACGCATCGTCGCACCCAGGATCGCGACGGCCGGGACCAGCGCGCCGACCCCGATCACCAGGAGGACGGCGGCGGCCGGCTCGGGCGGGGCACCCAGCTCGACCGCGCCCACCACCAGGGCCGTGACCGCGGCGGCGACGAGTACAATCACTACACGCCGCCGATGAGCCGCCGCGGACAATCTCAAGATCATCGGCGGATGATAGCTACCGCCGGCGTTTGCGGTAGCCGCGGATCGCATCGACGAGCACACCTCCGGTGCCGACCGTGACGCTGCCGGTCAGCAGGTGGACGAGCACGGCGCCCGCCGAGTCGTCGCCGAACCGTTCGTCGGCCCAGACCTCGACGCCGATCATCACGGCGAGCACGATCAGGGTGATCACCACGGTGGCCGCGAGGCGGCGGCCGGTCCAGGTGGTGGAGTCCGATGCGGCCGGGACCGGTCGTTCGATCGCGGTGAGCAGGCGGGCGAGGCCGTCCGCGGTGCCGATCCGGGCGCGTTCCTCCGGGTGGGCCAGGTAGTGCCGGAGTGCGGCGGCGGCACGCTCCGGGCGGATGCCCTCGGTGACCACCGTGCCGCGGCGGACCAGCCGGTGGGTGACCCGGGCCGCCTCGGGGCGCCGGTAGCGCACCCGCACCTCGTGCGAGCTGACCTCGGGCGGGCGGTCCGGGTCGAGGGCGGTCCAGGGGAAGGTGAGCGCGCCGGAGTACTTGTCGGCGTGGACGCCGTCCTGGGTCAGGGTGACGGCGAGGCCGTGCCAGAGGGCCCGGAGGTAGGCCAGGAAGCCCAGGGCGGCGAGCGGTACGACGATCCGGTACTGGGCGGTTTCGGCCGGGCTCAGCAGCAGGAGGCCGAGCAGGGTCAGGTGGGCCACGCCGAACAGGGTCGTCATGCCGGTCGACGGCGGCGCCCCATCGCATGATCACCCGCGGATCGTACAAGCGCCGGCAGGTCCCAAAGGTACAGAACCGCAGTCGCCGGTAGCAGTGGGACCAAGGGGACGCGCTGGCGGGTGGTCGTCGTCATGCGACTAATCTCGCGGTGGGTGCGGTGACGGCTCCGTGATCAATCTGTGGGTCGTCGGTGAGACCCCAGGCGTCCGGCAGCGGTACGTGCCACGATGGGCGAAGTGTGCGAGTGTCCCGGTTCGGAGTGGGAGAGATGAGCGAACACGTTTCCGACAGCGCCGAGTGGCAGGCGCTTCAGGGCCACGCGGAGAAGTTCTCGGCGGTCCACCTGCGTGACCTGTTCGGCAGCGACCCGCAGCGCGGCGAGCGCTACGCGGCCGAGGTCGCCGGCCTGTATGTCGACTACAGCAAGAATCTGGTCACCGACGAGGTCCTGTCGGCGCTGTTCGCGCTGGCCGGCCGGGCGAAGCTGAGCGAGCGGATCGCCGCGATGTTCGCCGGTGAGCACATCAACATCACCGAGGACCGCGCCGTGCTGCACACCGCGCTGCGCCTGCCGCGGTCGGCGTCGCTCGTCGTCGACGGCCAGGACGTGGTGGCCGACGTGCACGCCGTCCTGGACCGGATGGGCGCGTTCGCCGACAAGGTGCGCTCGGGCGAGTGGGTCGGGCACACCGGTCAGCGGATCAAGACCGTGGTCAACATCGGCATCGGTGGCTCCGACCTG
Above is a genomic segment from Actinoplanes ianthinogenes containing:
- a CDS encoding DUF6493 family protein, which codes for MTLTWEALQRRAKKADTAGVIALLVRASEEERVALAKDVEAGVRAEATQWWRHDLNPMPGYALAVIGCMPTAARAAALLLRTSMQTWTGIGPERFLELARFRRLPWLGELGTRLATRLPTRDADEDLWPMIAALLREGRAEPPVRENVARAWLANLLTRPHHWDRRLPPLSMRLRDDPHRDTLLPALFEFDGLAADLAAGSWDDTAKEWTATPRLPAVLAHLIGEGTLERKTYLDLTVDRLLRGGKPHDLRPFVLLHDLLEPTLDELSSHALDYARLLPDAPGTVAALAQKALRTVDDAGRLELETLLDTSGPTLVRKEKTLVKSQLTWLDKVSRRHPDRAGEVLETVAAAFGHPALDVQDRALTLIGKQTGKLDADTVARLADASAVLAGDLPRRAAELFGTMAEAPAEVPELPPAAPPAELPAPIATPGELAEELVALCHEETAIAWERVLAGLVSLYATDGPAALATALRPVLERYSSDFEEHSWNHSAALTHLGVAIRSALGTAKHGSQWQRLVAAVRRAWQDGRRGGEDSPLVATPDGVLGLRVAEVASQLTSTMVPMVVATPTHVTGSLDPAVLLERLRRAEAEGWQPWPVDFEQALLRLPREPDPAVVEQAATLTSPAGRQFAAWLAGGGLPDPISRRWEQRPLNDYYYSGAGVARRVVTILGPARDGGLRLERQLLTTTPGPEPRGWPDDFVLCGDVLAMTLPHHREAIASWVLPELAALADQDQRRGAEVLPLLAACSGPVGPALAYGIAYTLGARHPESRVAAVDAFLTLAARPEPFAAAVGAALGDVCADGMVKLSRLTPALAEAHLAGASLAVWEVLAAALPALLPTAQRGLPDLLELSTQVAGAVHARTEIAGLAEVAARTGSTRLVKEAKRLHSVLHP
- a CDS encoding SWIM zinc finger family protein, translating into MVTAAYSYLGSSTLDDRLTLQTSGGPAAHPRFFTGFLTSPGAAATGLLAVAEVARTRYFRPLPPASLDPVVTAGSDRLRFESFSGCCGVYARLDVLPGGLDGEILAHGTTNVDVNLPLQRALLRVGRADPMHVAVGPDDLTVTTFDGPLVERKVPLPARWLRGFAEAQVLTARFDPRAEIGVAEARALFNRLPATDKSVLWAVPAGRSLRFTSRPTPGAVCLPGAGRLSAFKPFLRYAVSLRVYGPPVAAGSGPVASTWELTTPTLRLSLTLSPEPYRGFSGEGAVLESLASDEVSDDADLVSALLSWDPAIDVDALATASGLDAARIRDALTQLGTAGRVGYDVAEAGYFHRTLPYTADAVERMNPRLAGARALISAGAVTLGPEVSTVVSGDETYHVRPESQSCTCPWWAKHRGGRGPCKHVLAVRMAHAGETAETIAKAEAAA